AGAGTCGTCCACGTTTATCAACTCAGGCTGGACGTTTTCGACCACCGGGTGGGCAATGTATAGCCAAATCAACGGTGGTTACCCTTACCTGCCCGGCGTGACGCAGTTCTCCACTCCTTCACCTTCAAGTCTATCAGCCATTACATCCTCAGCAACCAACATCAGTTACTCATCAGCACTCCTGATCGGTAATGTCAGCGCAGCCGGCGACACGACCGTCGTAAGATTCCTATACGGCACGAGTCCCGGTTCTTATACCGATAGCGTAGCTGCTTCATCTAGTCCGCTTGTACCATGGGATTCTATACAGGTTTCAGCTTCACTCTCCGGATTGAAATCAGGTACGCTATATTACTTCTGTGTGTCGGCGAAGAATGCATCGGGTTATGTACGAGGAAGCGAGCTCTGTTTCGCAACGCTATCCGTAGCGCCGCCGACTGTAATAACAGGTTTCGGTTTCACTGCGCAGTATACCACAGCTAATGTGAACGGCATCGTGGATCCAAATGGAGACACCACAACTGTGCGATTTCTTTGCGGCGATGTCTCTGGCACATACACGGACAGTGTGTTAGCTTCTCAAAGTCCTCTGACGATATCCGATTCCGATTCCGTCACGGCAACGCTTACCGGTCTAATGCCAAATCACATCTATTACTACCGCGTCTCTGCAATCAATGATTCCGGTTATACTCGCGGTAGCGAGATGAGCTTCCATACACTACAGGCTCCGTCGATATCCACTGTTCCCGGATCAGCCCTCTCGTTCAATTCCAGTCTGAACCAGTATGTATCCGTTCCTGATAATTCTTCATTGGAACTCACCGACAGTCTCACATTTGAAGTGTGGGTCTATCCGACAGGTTCAGAAAATATGGCGATAATTGATAAGGGGAATTACAATTACCTGTTTGAAATAAGACCAAACGGCCAGTCGGGGTTAGGGCTATATACTAACGGAACATGGTACTACAGTTCCGGCAGTGTTCCACTGAATCATTGGTCACACGTTGCGTTAGTATTTCAGAGAGGGACAAATGGAGTGAAATTCTATTTGAATGGCTCTCTGTTGAGTGAAGCCACCGCATCTGGTGCACTTACCACCAACACGGGAGAATTCGCCATTGGCAAACAAGGGCCGGGAAATTGCGACTGTAATTTCTTCCAAGGAATGATGGATGAAGTCAGGGTCTGGGATGTTCCGCGAACCGAACAACAAATCCGCGCAGACATGTACAAGACGCTCGCAGGCACGGAGACGGGATTGGTTTCTTACTGGCAGTTTAACGAAGTTTCTGGAGATACTGTCTATGATGTGGTGGGAGGTAACAAAGGGGTTCTTACGAATCACAACGGCTCAGGCGCTCCCACGTGGGTAACATCAGAAGCTCCCGTCGGCAAATACGGGTCTTACGATTCGACATCATCTGCAGACAGCGCGGGGCTGTCAGGCAGCATTGTCGAAACCTCCATCACTTCACCTGTTGATAGTCTGAATTACCTCGGACTCTACTCTTTCGGTTCGCCGCTTGATACTGCCGTCACCAACGAGACATTTCCCTCCGGCATAACCAAACGGTCGTCGGTCATTTGGGGAATATTCGCTGTGGGGAATGATACAGCGAATGTGACTCTCAACTACAGCGGACTAACGGGAATTCAAAACGAATCGGGCCTCAAGGTCATCGAACGCGAAGAAGCAGACAGCCCGTGGGTCGATGTCACGTCTAATTTCGCTCAAAATCTGACAAACCATACGTTCACTGAGACTCACATCGATTCCTTTAGCCAGTTTGCAATAGGAACGGGGGGCGACAATTCCCTCAACGTCCAGGCAACGGACTTCGTCGCTACCGCCGATGTAGGATTGGTGACGATTAAATGGAAGACTCGGTCTGAACTTGAGAATGCGGGCTTCAATGTACTCCGTGAGGACGCTGGGATGAAGACATTCAAACTCGTCTCAAGCTATACGAGCAACGATAGTCTGAGAGGTCTCGGCACAAGCAGCACGGGACGGAGTTATGACTTTATGGATACTCATGTCGTCTCAGGTTCAACATACAACTATAAAATCCAAAGCGTCTCGACGAGTGGAACGGTTAAGGACCTAACCACACTTACGGTCACAGTGGACAATCCAAAGACTTATGCGCTTTACCAGAATTACCCCAACCCATTCAATCCAAGCACAACGATCCGGTTTGATCTGAAGGAACAATCTGATGTCACACTGGAGATCTACAATGTTCTCGGACAGAGGATGCTTGAAGAGAATTACGGAGCCATGAACGCCGGAAGATATAACAAGCTGGTGAATATGGATAGGTTCGCAAGCGCAGTTTACTTCTATAGAATCAGTGCAGTAGGAAACGACGGACAAAAATTTGTTTCGATTAAGAAACTTGTCCTCATGAAATAGAAACATAAGCCTTCGTAAAAAGACAGGGTCCCCCCATGAAGGTTTGGGGCGGGACTTTTTTGGAATATCAGTTCGCCGACCCCCTCTCTATGCGGAGGAATGCGATTGGCTTTTGCCTTTCTCTAATACCTTCATCACTTTACTGACTCAAGCTCGACTCTTCCCGAGATAGATAGCCAACCCAGATTGGTTTCTGACAATTCCTTTCTCGATGAGCGATTTGTACTCCAGAGCTCTCTTCAGGGGATCTGTTTTCATAACAGATGGTTCCTTTGCATCAAGAGGAATCCTATTGTCGCAAAGGGCGGTTGACAGATTATCGATGTCGACCTTCTTCAGGTCGAAGTAATGAGCCAGTTCCGTCGAATCGAGATAGAATACATTCTCTCCTCTTTCGATTTTCTTGCAGATTATGGGGAATTTGAGGATTAAAAAGTTGGTAGAACTGCACGGCCCGAGGAGCAAAGCCCCACTAATCTGGCGTAATCACATTCACATCTACGAGACCAACCCCCGTTGCAATTGCCCGACAGGAACAATGACTTATCAGCTGTACATCAATCGAGGGCAGGTCAAGAGTGCAGAGTGAAATGGCGCAGGCAACTGCCGAGTTTGGCTTGACCAAACTGCCGTTTCGACCTACTAGGTCTGGAAGTCAATTAGTTATTCGAGTGTGAATGTAACCCCGGAGAGGGCTGTTGTCTGTGTTCATTGGAACCTTCCCTTGCGCTCGTGGCGATTACAATTCCTCAGCAGGCTGACGAATCGGGCCCTAGCTTCTAGGACCCTCTTACTTCAACAATAGTAACTTCCTTGTTTGCCTATAATCGCCTGTTTCAATGGAATAGAAGTATACTCCGCTTGGCAACTTGCGGGCGTCAAATTCTACAGAGTGTTCGCCTGCGGCCTGTCGCTCGCTGACAAGTGTCGCGATCTTTTTTCCCAAGACGTCGTAGATTTCCAGCCGCACATTGCTGACCACTGAAAGCTTATATCTAATGGTAGTCGTCGGATTGAAGGGGTTCGGATAATTCTGATGAAGAACGAATCCTGGATGAGATATTCGGCTGCCGTCCACAACACTCGTAAGCATCTGCGAAAGCGGTCTCCGCCAAATGCTCCCCTTACTAGTGCCCATAATAAGCTCAGTATCGGTTACAAGGAAACAGTAGACTGGACACATCGTGAACCCCTCGTTAACCGGCGCCCACGAGTCTCCTTTGTCCGTAGACAGGAAGACGCCTCTTCCGATGCCGGTAAGAGTCTGATCACCGACTAAGATCCTGCTCCCGCTCACCGCAAAAGCTGTCACCCAAGGA
The sequence above is drawn from the Candidatus Kryptoniota bacterium genome and encodes:
- a CDS encoding LamG-like jellyroll fold domain-containing protein, encoding MNRSIYSFLTTLLLLIVVVGNTFLPSVQAQPTPVQPSKNGSGVYEVDSLANLYWITQNSSSWSSSFVQTANIDASSDTSWDSSQGFTPIGNGTTNFTGTYDGGGHTITGLYINRSSTYDVGMFGYATSATIENIGLVNVNITGHVAVGGLVGDNTYGTVTNCYSSGSVTGSHFYDGSNYGSYVGGLIGGGGYDHVSQSYSSASANGQIYVAGFIGYIDVGSVIENSYSTGSVSCQYTHYGGFAGSMVSCTVTNCYATGNVSGPYGSVYAGGFVGDITSVTLTDCYSIGSVSGTNYVGGFSGFDNGSSVNNCFWNIDTYGGGSADGTGKTTAQMGESSTFINSGWTFSTTGWAMYSQINGGYPYLPGVTQFSTPSPSSLSAITSSATNISYSSALLIGNVSAAGDTTVVRFLYGTSPGSYTDSVAASSSPLVPWDSIQVSASLSGLKSGTLYYFCVSAKNASGYVRGSELCFATLSVAPPTVITGFGFTAQYTTANVNGIVDPNGDTTTVRFLCGDVSGTYTDSVLASQSPLTISDSDSVTATLTGLMPNHIYYYRVSAINDSGYTRGSEMSFHTLQAPSISTVPGSALSFNSSLNQYVSVPDNSSLELTDSLTFEVWVYPTGSENMAIIDKGNYNYLFEIRPNGQSGLGLYTNGTWYYSSGSVPLNHWSHVALVFQRGTNGVKFYLNGSLLSEATASGALTTNTGEFAIGKQGPGNCDCNFFQGMMDEVRVWDVPRTEQQIRADMYKTLAGTETGLVSYWQFNEVSGDTVYDVVGGNKGVLTNHNGSGAPTWVTSEAPVGKYGSYDSTSSADSAGLSGSIVETSITSPVDSLNYLGLYSFGSPLDTAVTNETFPSGITKRSSVIWGIFAVGNDTANVTLNYSGLTGIQNESGLKVIEREEADSPWVDVTSNFAQNLTNHTFTETHIDSFSQFAIGTGGDNSLNVQATDFVATADVGLVTIKWKTRSELENAGFNVLREDAGMKTFKLVSSYTSNDSLRGLGTSSTGRSYDFMDTHVVSGSTYNYKIQSVSTSGTVKDLTTLTVTVDNPKTYALYQNYPNPFNPSTTIRFDLKEQSDVTLEIYNVLGQRMLEENYGAMNAGRYNKLVNMDRFASAVYFYRISAVGNDGQKFVSIKKLVLMK